DNA from Evansella sp. LMS18:
TCTGCTTGAAACTGATCGTCTTTCTTTCAGGGACATAATCGTTGGGAACAAGTTCATTTATTTTATTTTTATCATTCATATATTCAATGACATCTGGTTTTACCCAGTATAAATCTTCTGGCACTTCATTTTTGGGGTGAGGGTACTGCATTACTACCCTCTGGTCTTTCTCTCTGAAAAGCTCAAGCAGTCGTAAATATTCTTCCGTGTTTCTGTAGGTATATCTAATCGGGGGGATTTTTAATCCTGTTTTTTCGAGAATATTAAGTGCGGGAGTAGTGCAGACAGCGTCACGGCAGACAACAGGCATTTCTCCCAGTATCGGCAGCTCCCGGCCGGTAAGTGTTTCATTTACGACAGGATCCTCCGCGAAATGGCCATGGTCTTCTACGGAAGGCCTGGGATTGTAAATTAATTCTGTCCCATATATTTGATCTAACGTAAATTTCGGTTTGATTTCCTTTAAAGAAGCTGTGCGCTCATGTTTCATGTTGCGATTCCTCCTTAGCCTGTAATATGAAATTTTATTTCGTAATGCGGTAATTGTATAGCTCTGCAACGCCTGCCGAACAGGCCCGAATTATACTGGAAAAGTACCCATGAAAATTAAGAATGAAACCAAAATAGCCTTAAATATACATTTATACCTATAAAATTTATCTAGGCAGAGGGAAGTGCAGATGAAAGCAGGCAGGATTTTAATGGATATTCATTACGGAATTAAGGATTAGGCAGTGTGAAATTTTTCAACTTGTGGAACAATAAGTTATAATGGAGAACGGATTAATAAACTGGAAATCGATTTGGAAAGCAGGAGGTTATATGAAAGCATTAAAAGCAGGTACTATTCAGGAATTAAAAGTAGCACGGGTTATAGAAACAGGCTATGTACTGACGAACGGAAAAGCGGAAGTGCTTATGCACTTAAATGAAACAGAAGGCAAACTTTCCGAAGGGGAAGAAACAGAAGTGTTCTTGTATTTTGACAAAAAAGGGCAGCTTACAGCAACGATGGCACTCCCCGCGATTACGCTTGACTCGTACGGCTGGGCAGAAGTGGAAGAGGTTGTTAAAGGTCTCGGTGTCTTTGTTAATATCGGTGTACAAAAAGGGATGCTTGTTTCAAAAGATGACCTTCCTTTAAAGGAAAGTGTCTGGCCTGAGGAAGGAGACGAACTGTTCGTAACCCTCAGAACCGATAAAAAAGGAAGACTCCTGGCAAAGCCGGTTACTGAAGGTATTGTGGAAGAAGAATATGAAAAGGCACCTGAAACATTGAAAAATGAAGAGATTGGCGGGCGTGTGTACCGTTCGGCGAAAATAGGGTCATTTTTGATCACAGAAGAAGGATACAGAGGATTCATTCATCATACAGAGCGAAAGAAAGAGCCTCGTCTCGGTTCCTGGGTAACGGGCAGAGTTATTGAAGTAAAACAGGATGGCACTATTAACGTCTCCCTCCGCCCCCTGAAACAGGAAGGCATGTCTGAGGATGCCGAGGATGTGCTCGCTTACCTGAGAAATCATGGCGGTGTAATGCCATATACTGATAAAAGCAGTCCTGAGGAAGTCAGAGAGGTTTTTAACATCAGCAAAGCCTCCTTTAAACGAGCCCTCGGGAAGCTAATGAAGGAGAAAAAGATCGAACAGAAAGATGGTAAAACAATACTCACAGAAGAAGAATAAACAAGGCTGCCGTGGGATTTATACGGCAGCTTTTCTCTTGCAATGGATGGTAGTTTAGAGCTTGTATTTTTTACTCGGTGACATCTTTGCTAAATGCAGCAGAATGGTCACTGAAATCCAGGCTCACTTCTTTAGCAAAATGCAGACAGTTTAACACTGCCTTTTCGTAGATGTTAGGATAACCTGCATATTTCGCAAGTCTGTGTCTTGGATTAACATTATTTATTTCCAGCAGCCAGATGTTCTTATCCCGATCAATGGCCATATCTATCCCTAAATATGCATAATTCCCTTTCGCCGGGCACGTTTCTTCAATAGCCTGGGCAAATTTAACACTCAACCGTGCCATTTCATCACTAAGTTCGACAGCTTCTTTTCTGTTGAAATACTGCGAGTCCCTGAGAAGCAGTCTCCCTGGCTTTAAGAAGCTGTTAGTGTTTGTAACAATACTGTTTATGCTTCCCCGTTTACCTATACACCCCTCATTTATCCAGTTTCCTTTTTCATCTTTTACTAATATATGTCTGAAGTCCATAGTTCTGTTATTAATGAGCTGTAGGTTTATGCATTGTTGAATAAGATATTCTTCTGTTTGTGAATTTTCTTCCAGGAAAGTGTACAAATCGTTATCGTTCAAATAAATATCCATTTGAGATTTTTTCTTCAGGTAATTCAGCTGGTATCCGTCCGGTTTCCTGGTGACTTTATAAATATTTCTTCCAAAGCTGCTGAATGATTTTTTTATATAGCATTTATTGGTTTGTTTAAGAAAATTAATGACATCATCCGGTCCGGTATATAGTTTCGTATCTGGGAGATATTTATTTAATTCAGGATGGCCTTTTAGCCATTGGTACATCTCCCATTTATCAAAATTATAGAGGTTTAAAATAGATTTACCAAAAACAGCTGCCAGATGCTCCTCCCAATTGTTGTTCACTTTTATTCTCTTTATAACGGCAGCAGGGTAAGGGAGTACCACCTTTTTCCAGTTATTTTTATCAGCATGTAAAATATAACCTTTAATGACACTGTCAGACAAGGATATCCCTTCAAGTGAAAAAACAGCGAGGGAAATTCCGGCAGTTTCATAAAGTTTGGAGTCTTCGGCTAGTACTGCCAGCATTTTTCTTAATGCACGTTTTTTTCCCGCTGCAAGTATTCCAATGAGAGGACCTATTACAATATTATTTCCTGACATCATGAGATTGGCCTTAATGGAATCAGGCACTTTTAGGAAACCATATGTTTTTTTATCGATATATACATGATCCGGAGGTATGTGCTCTGAAGTTATGACAGTTACTAAGGCGTCTTTTTTACCGAAGTGGAGTTTGTACAGTTGGTATTCCTGAACGCTCAGCGAGTCTGCGAGCTCTTTATGAATTAGCAGAGAAGAATATTCTGTGTTCATTTTACTGATATTAATATTTTTCCCCATTTTCTGCACCCCCTTTACTGTGTGACTATTCTATCTTTATTCAGCAGCACTGGAATAGAGTGGACTTCTGCAAAAATCAGTTAAATGTCTATTAATGGTTATTAATGCAATTTGAGAATAATAGATGAATAAACAAGCAGTTTGAAAATACAGCCATATTTATGTAGTAGTCCTGAAAGAAAGGGGGGAAATTGATGGGTGTTAATAATGAATGTCCTCCATCCTGCTGTACAGGGGATGAAATTCTATGCGTAGGCATACCATGCCCAATTGACATCGTTCTGCTCGGACTCGAACTTACAGTTGAATTACCATGTATAAGAGTAAGTTCTAATGGAGAGCTCACAGATGACCAGATTCAGCAGCTGATTGGTGTGCTGGAAGGAGTTCTTGGGAATTTAAACGGGTTGTTCGGTACAGAGGAGTAATAAGGAAGTGACCAGGCCGGAATATTTTTCGGCCTGGTTGTTTTTTTTCAAATATATATGATGCATTTCTCTAAAATAGGGACTGGTGACCAAGCTGTCAGTAAAGAGACTGCATAGTATTACAAAGAAGCAGTCATAAAAGAGAGGAAGAGGTCTCATGAAAATAAACTGGCATCATCAAGATAAAGATACTATTTATTTATCTCAGGAGGCAGTTTCAAAATTTGAATTAAAAGACAACGAGGAGATAAATTTTCAATTTGGAGCATGGAAAAAGATTATGTTAGTGCAGGTAGACGATGATCTGAATCGGGAGGTGATAAGGCTCCCTGCTGGTCTGTTTAATAAGATTGACATCCCTGACGAACTTCCATACGACCTGATTAAACAGGAAGATAGACTAATGTTAGGACCTGTAATTGCTCTGATTCCATTCTCAAATAAGAGTAAACTTACGCCGGAACAACTTTCAAAATATAATAAAAGACTTACGGAGTACAGAAAAATAAAAGGATTGATTTTTATTTGTAAAACTAAGTCTGTAAACACAGAAAATAAAACTATTGAAGGATTCTATTTCAGACCAGAGGGTAGTGAAGGCGGAGGAGAGTGGGTCAAGGGGACTTTTCCATACCCAAATGCTGTATATAACAGGAGAAAGTCCAGGAAGGAAGTATTTAAGGATTTAGCGGAGGTAATCGGCAGGCATGCTATTTTTAATGATACATTCAATAAGTGGGAATTCTGGAATATTGTTTCTTCACACAAAGATGCCAGAAGATACATTCCGCAAACGAAAAAAATGAAAACAGTCGAAGATATGTTGAGTTTTCTGAGAGAATATAAGACTGTTTATATTAAACCTGAGAGTGGTTCCATGGGCAAAGGGATAATTATGATAGAAGATAAAACACCTGGCTTCATTGTTCATGACGGTAAAAATGCACCAGCATTTTTTATCGACTGGAAGGAGCTGGATTCATTTTTGTCACACTATTACAGAAAAAAAGTTATTATTCAGCAGGGAGTTGCTGTTAAAATTGACAACCAAAACATCGATTTCCGTGTTTATATGCAGAAGGATGGTACAAAAAATTGGATACCGCAGGGAATAGTAGGGAGAATTGCTAAGAAAGGCAGTATTATCACGAATTTGAGGCATACAGTAGATGCAGTGGCAGGAAAAGACGCATTAACTGGCATGTATGGATACAGTGAAGAGGAAGCCGAAACTGTTATTTCAAATATTTACAATACTTGTATTTTAATATGCCGTACCTTTGAAGAGGGCGGGAAACATATCGGAGATGTTGCAATAGATTTAATCGTGGACAGAAATGGGTATGTGTGGGTGCTTGAGATAAATAAGGGCTACCAGTATAAGGTACTCGATACAGAAGATTTGCAGTATATACTGGAAAAAATTATGCCGACCCCTCTTGAATACGCAAAAGTAATTGGGGGATTTGAAGAAAGCCAGTAATAGTTTATGGATGTTTTTACCGGAATGTTAGTGATCAGGGTCAGATGAAAGAAGGGTCAAAATAAAAAAAGGGATTTTGCCGCCGAGGAGGGAATATGGTTCTGAGTACAGTGCTGCTGAAGCTCGATGCATAAGTGAGGATAATAGTAATGCAGGATGTGTACATTACAGGAAAATATTAAAAAGAGGTGGGGACGATGGACCATAATGAAGGTAACGGAAAAAACTTAAAGAAAAACGTGTACAAAAATCCGGTAAGTGAGATTGCTGGAAAACTAAGTGAGCACTGTAAGTCAGAAACTGTCTTTGGCGAACCAGTGGAACTGGCTGATGGTAAGAAGGTGATCCCAGTCAGTAAAGTAACTTATTCTTTTGGCGGTGGAGGAGGAGCGGATATTAAACCAGAGAATAGCGCCCGTGAAGCACATGGAGGAGGCGGCGGCGGTTTTGCTTCGGTGAAGCCAGTAGGGATGTATGAAGTCTCTGAGCGTAAGACCAGGTTCATTCCAGTAGTAGATATTACCGCTCTCCTCCTCAGTTTTACTATATTTCCTCTTATACTGGCATTGTTACTGAAGCTAAAAAAGTAGATTTGTTATTTTGTGGTTTTTTGAAGGAGTATGTCGAAGTATTAAGGAGTATTTGGTAGCATATTTAATGAAAACAGATATATTTACAAATAATTAAAAAATATATGGATATTTCCCCTTACACAGATTATAATCAATCTATCTTGTTACATATTAAACTACTGTGGGGGAATTACTAGTGAAAAAAGTGCTGTCAGTATTTCTATGTTTAGCTTTATTGTTTTCTTTATCTGCTCCATCGGTGTTTGCTGCAATTTCACAGAAAGAGCTTGATACCTACCTGGAAGAAGTTGAGCTTGATCAGGAAGAATTAGAGGAAAGGCTTATGGGACAAGGGTTTACATTGGAAGAACTTGATAGTGCAGAAGATTTTGAGTGGATTTTAGGCAGGCCTTTAACAGATGAAATAGTGGAAGAGTATCTGGAAATTTATGAAGTTACCTATTTTGAAATGGAAGAAATTCTGGCATCCTATGGTGTAGAACTGGAAGATTTTTATTTTGAATATGAGCTCGATTTTTATTTGTGGGATTATTTATATGATGAGGAATGGGACTGGACTGAGGAAGAGTGGGAGGAATTTCACAGGGAGTTTTTAGAAGAAATCTATTATGAGTTATCAGAGTTGTTTGACGAAATAGGCCTTACTTTGGAAGAGTTTAAGAGGCTGGTTGATCATTTTGAATATGTGATAGATACTACAGACGATTTACTTGACCGGCTTCTCGCTCTTGATGAACGTATTTATGCTCTCCCTGATTTTGAAAGCGCTGATGAATTGACAGCTGAGCAAATAGCTGAAGTCCTGTCCATTTTTAAAGAGATGGCGAGCATCTTCCAGCTGGATTTTAAATTTTATTTAGTCAAAGGCGATGAAAAATTAGCTGTCACATTCACAGAGCTGATGAAAATAACAGACCTTGACGGTTATGCATTACTTATTGAATTGTATAACTATGAAGGTGAATTCCTTGCTGATATTATTATTACCGCAGATTTATTCGGTTCTGATTTAATTAAAGAAACAGGCTCTGAAATGAAAAACGTAACAAAAGAAGTGAAGACGGTCCAGGAAAAAGCTCCTGAAAAAACTGCTGAAGATAAGGCCGCTCCTGTAGCGAAAACCGAAAAAGGCGGCAAATTGCCAAAAACTGCGTCGGAGTATCCGTTGTATATGCTTCTGGGACTGCTCATCGCTGGTGCTGGTGTAGTTGTCTTCCGTAGAGTAAAGGCTGCATAACTGTGGAAAGCAGAGTAAGGAAAAGAAGGACTTCAGAGCCGTGGAAAAGGGTTTTACTGTTTATTTCTGCATTAATGGTCGTTTTCGGTCTCTGGTTTTCTACTACTAATGCTTATACATTTTTAAAAGGGTATTTGCTGTTTAAGTACACTGAACCGGTCTATTCGGTAGAAGCTGAAGGAAATATCAACGGCGCTATCCAGCCAAAGCAAAAGTCG
Protein-coding regions in this window:
- a CDS encoding S1 RNA-binding domain-containing protein, whose product is MKALKAGTIQELKVARVIETGYVLTNGKAEVLMHLNETEGKLSEGEETEVFLYFDKKGQLTATMALPAITLDSYGWAEVEEVVKGLGVFVNIGVQKGMLVSKDDLPLKESVWPEEGDELFVTLRTDKKGRLLAKPVTEGIVEEEYEKAPETLKNEEIGGRVYRSAKIGSFLITEEGYRGFIHHTERKKEPRLGSWVTGRVIEVKQDGTINVSLRPLKQEGMSEDAEDVLAYLRNHGGVMPYTDKSSPEEVREVFNISKASFKRALGKLMKEKKIEQKDGKTILTEEE
- a CDS encoding YheC/YheD family protein — translated: MGKNINISKMNTEYSSLLIHKELADSLSVQEYQLYKLHFGKKDALVTVITSEHIPPDHVYIDKKTYGFLKVPDSIKANLMMSGNNIVIGPLIGILAAGKKRALRKMLAVLAEDSKLYETAGISLAVFSLEGISLSDSVIKGYILHADKNNWKKVVLPYPAAVIKRIKVNNNWEEHLAAVFGKSILNLYNFDKWEMYQWLKGHPELNKYLPDTKLYTGPDDVINFLKQTNKCYIKKSFSSFGRNIYKVTRKPDGYQLNYLKKKSQMDIYLNDNDLYTFLEENSQTEEYLIQQCINLQLINNRTMDFRHILVKDEKGNWINEGCIGKRGSINSIVTNTNSFLKPGRLLLRDSQYFNRKEAVELSDEMARLSVKFAQAIEETCPAKGNYAYLGIDMAIDRDKNIWLLEINNVNPRHRLAKYAGYPNIYEKAVLNCLHFAKEVSLDFSDHSAAFSKDVTE
- a CDS encoding YheC/YheD family protein, with the translated sequence MKINWHHQDKDTIYLSQEAVSKFELKDNEEINFQFGAWKKIMLVQVDDDLNREVIRLPAGLFNKIDIPDELPYDLIKQEDRLMLGPVIALIPFSNKSKLTPEQLSKYNKRLTEYRKIKGLIFICKTKSVNTENKTIEGFYFRPEGSEGGGEWVKGTFPYPNAVYNRRKSRKEVFKDLAEVIGRHAIFNDTFNKWEFWNIVSSHKDARRYIPQTKKMKTVEDMLSFLREYKTVYIKPESGSMGKGIIMIEDKTPGFIVHDGKNAPAFFIDWKELDSFLSHYYRKKVIIQQGVAVKIDNQNIDFRVYMQKDGTKNWIPQGIVGRIAKKGSIITNLRHTVDAVAGKDALTGMYGYSEEEAETVISNIYNTCILICRTFEEGGKHIGDVAIDLIVDRNGYVWVLEINKGYQYKVLDTEDLQYILEKIMPTPLEYAKVIGGFEESQ
- a CDS encoding GerW family sporulation protein, which encodes MDHNEGNGKNLKKNVYKNPVSEIAGKLSEHCKSETVFGEPVELADGKKVIPVSKVTYSFGGGGGADIKPENSAREAHGGGGGGFASVKPVGMYEVSERKTRFIPVVDITALLLSFTIFPLILALLLKLKK
- a CDS encoding processed acidic surface protein produces the protein MKKVLSVFLCLALLFSLSAPSVFAAISQKELDTYLEEVELDQEELEERLMGQGFTLEELDSAEDFEWILGRPLTDEIVEEYLEIYEVTYFEMEEILASYGVELEDFYFEYELDFYLWDYLYDEEWDWTEEEWEEFHREFLEEIYYELSELFDEIGLTLEEFKRLVDHFEYVIDTTDDLLDRLLALDERIYALPDFESADELTAEQIAEVLSIFKEMASIFQLDFKFYLVKGDEKLAVTFTELMKITDLDGYALLIELYNYEGEFLADIIITADLFGSDLIKETGSEMKNVTKEVKTVQEKAPEKTAEDKAAPVAKTEKGGKLPKTASEYPLYMLLGLLIAGAGVVVFRRVKAA